Proteins from one Pontibacter korlensis genomic window:
- a CDS encoding potassium channel family protein — MNIKKPYLLILLLLLFTVLSNILLIHFEASAPDSSIRSIEDAMWYTFVTLTTVGYGDYFPVTPGGRAIGYLYIFSSLGVLGFLISTISNKILNTLEERRLGFHGTDFTGHVLFVGWSDFSRLVADEVYYSKKKIAIITDRKDDVDLIYSKYSKEQVFVLFNEFSNFEALEKVNANKAATLFISFDDDSEALLYVINFKKLYPNPEIVVNLHKLQLKETFKAAGVTYVITKNEIASKLVASYIFEPDVADMNLDLLSSSRTEEDFDVHEYKILPETTFVNRDSEEVFHELKSNFNTVMLGLSKMKENQRVLIKNPPAGTPVEEGDYIIVMSNGQAKDALRKVFKTVEGKF; from the coding sequence ATGAATATCAAAAAGCCTTATCTGCTCATATTACTGTTATTGTTGTTCACAGTACTCAGTAACATCTTACTCATTCATTTTGAAGCCTCTGCCCCCGACAGCTCTATTAGGAGCATAGAGGATGCTATGTGGTATACTTTTGTAACCTTAACGACGGTAGGTTACGGCGACTATTTTCCTGTAACGCCAGGAGGCAGAGCCATTGGGTATCTTTATATTTTCTCAAGTCTTGGCGTTCTGGGATTTTTGATCAGCACGATTTCAAACAAAATCTTAAATACTTTGGAAGAAAGAAGATTAGGCTTTCACGGCACAGACTTCACCGGTCATGTCCTTTTTGTAGGCTGGAGCGATTTTAGTCGTCTTGTTGCTGATGAGGTGTACTACAGCAAGAAAAAAATTGCTATCATAACTGACCGCAAAGACGACGTAGACCTGATTTACTCAAAGTATAGTAAAGAACAGGTGTTTGTCTTATTTAATGAGTTCAGCAATTTCGAGGCACTAGAGAAAGTAAATGCCAATAAGGCGGCCACACTCTTTATCAGCTTTGATGATGACTCTGAAGCACTGTTGTATGTTATCAACTTCAAAAAGCTGTACCCTAATCCGGAGATTGTGGTAAACCTGCATAAGCTACAGCTAAAGGAAACCTTTAAGGCTGCCGGTGTAACTTATGTCATCACAAAAAATGAGATTGCCTCCAAGCTTGTGGCAAGTTATATCTTTGAACCGGATGTAGCAGATATGAATTTGGACCTGCTAAGTTCTTCACGCACTGAGGAAGATTTTGACGTACATGAATACAAAATACTACCTGAAACCACTTTTGTAAATAGAGATAGTGAGGAGGTTTTCCATGAGCTTAAATCAAACTTTAATACGGTTATGCTTGGCCTGAGCAAGATGAAAGAAAACCAAAGAGTGCTGATCAAGAACCCTCCTGCGGGAACCCCTGTTGAAGAGGGTGACTATATAATTGTAATGAGCAATGGGCAGGCAAAGGATGCCTTACGAAAAGTATTCAAGACAGTAGAAGGCAAGTTTTAA
- a CDS encoding transposase, with translation MEKREYDASFKRMAIDLTYARGSVKEVALELGIDPGRLSKWRQKEGTPVRFAEGLTEEQKEIKRLQKELKEAQLERDILKKAISIFWKGRRAVFGFIKEHRNQYPVEKMCSVLKVGVSGFYYWLKHPRANGRSRRRNWWGTSGRYMPRARAATAAPGSVLS, from the coding sequence ATGGAAAAAAGAGAGTATGACGCCTCCTTCAAACGGATGGCCATCGACCTGACCTATGCCAGGGGATCAGTAAAAGAGGTAGCTTTGGAACTGGGCATTGATCCTGGTCGGCTGAGCAAATGGCGCCAGAAGGAAGGTACCCCCGTACGCTTTGCCGAAGGTTTGACAGAGGAGCAAAAGGAGATCAAGCGGCTACAGAAGGAACTGAAGGAGGCGCAGCTGGAGCGTGATATCCTAAAAAAGGCCATCAGCATCTTCTGGAAAGGGAGACGGGCGGTATTCGGATTCATAAAAGAGCACCGAAACCAGTATCCCGTTGAGAAGATGTGCAGCGTGCTGAAGGTGGGCGTCAGCGGGTTTTATTATTGGCTTAAACACCCCAGAGCCAACGGGCGCTCAAGGAGGCGCAACTGGTGGGGCACATCCGGCAGGTACATGCCCAGAGCAAGGGCCGCTACGGCAGCCCCAGGATCAGTTTTGAGCTAA